One window of Calonectris borealis chromosome 28, bCalBor7.hap1.2, whole genome shotgun sequence genomic DNA carries:
- the SMIM44 gene encoding small integral membrane protein 44, producing the protein MALAGGTRGAWGPRHLLQSPPEEDGVLYVDYKPPALDSIRLPRYVLYLMMAATLVLLVAYAIVGHLIKDLVHDFADWAFGPKPEEEKAVMAKGTVPEVEWLEEDGVLAEGKLEGEGAGALPGMEIPLGLLAAAPRSSVSFADSHKKSFF; encoded by the exons ATGGCCTTggcggggggcacccggggggcaTGGGGGCCGCGGCACTTGCTGCAGTCTCCCCCTGAGGAGGACGGGGTGCTGTACGTGGACTACAAGCCCCCTGCCCTGGACAGCATCCGCCTGCCCCGCTACGTCCTTTACCTGATGATGGCGGCCACCCTGGTGCTTCTGGTGGCATACGCCATCGTGGGGCACCTCATCAAGGACCTGGTGCACGACTTCGCCG ACTGGGCGTTCGGGCCCAAGCCGGAGGAGGAGAAGGCGGTGATGGCCAAGGGGACCGTGCCGGAGGTGGAGTGGCTGGAGGAGGACGGGGTGCTGGCAGAGGGGAAGCTGGAGGGCGAAGGCGCCGGCGCCCTGCCCGGCATGGAGATCCCGCTGGGGCTGCTCGCCGCTGCCCCGCGCAGCTCCGTCTCCTTCGCCGACTCCCACAAGAAGAGTTTTTTCTAG
- the DOHH gene encoding deoxyhypusine hydroxylase produces the protein MVTEEEVEAIGRTLVDAAQALPARFRALFTLRNLGGRAAVDWISRAFGDGSALLKHELAYCLGQMQDEAAIPVLIRVLEDTGQEPMVRHEAGEALGAIGNPAVLGILKRYSEDPVVEVAETCQLAVRRLEWLQENKQEPGASPYLSVDPAPPAEETDVAKLRETLLDESRTLFDRYRAMFALRNLGGQAAVLALADGLRSGSALFRHEIGYVLGQMQDEACVPQLTAALRSRTESPMVRHECAEALGSIARPSCLETLRAFARDEERVVRESCEVALDMYEYENGAQFQYADGLCKLQASA, from the exons ATGgtgacagaggaggaggtggaggccaTCGGCCGGACGCTGGTGGACGCGGCCCAGGCCCTGCCGGCCCGGTTCCGGGCCCTCTTCACCCTGCGCAACCTGGGCGGGCGCGCGGCCGTGGACTGGATCAGCCGGGCCTTCGGGGATGGCTCCGCGCTGCTGAAGCACGAGCTGGCCTActgcctggggcagatgcaggaCGAAGCGGCCATCCCTGTGCTCATCCGGGTGCTGGAGGACACCGGCCAGGAGCCCATGGTCAGGCACGAGGCGG GTGAAGCCCTGGGTGCTATCGGGAATCCCGCTGTGCTGGGTATCCTGAAACGCTATTCAGAGGATCCCGTGGTTGAG GTGGCAGAGACATGTcagctggcagtgaggaggctggagtggctgcaggagaacaagCAGGAGCCGGGCGCCAGCCCCTACCTCTCGGTGGATCCTGCTCCGCCTGCCGAGGAGACGGACGTCGCCAAACTTCGCGAAACCCTCCTGGATGAGTCACGGACGCTGTTCGACCGCTACAGGGCCATGTTTGCCCTGCGAAACCTGGGGGGCCAGGCTGCCGTGCTGGCGCTGGCAGACG GACTGCGCTCCGGCAGCGCCCTCTTCCGCCACGAGATCGGCTACGTGCTGGGCCAGATGCAGGATGAGGCCTGTGTCCCGCAGCTGACGGCCGCGCTGCGCAGCCGCACCGAGAGCCCCATGGTGCGCCACGAGTGCGCCGAGGCCCTGGGCTCCATCGCCCGCCCCTCCTGCCTGGAGACCCTGCGCGCCTTTGCCCGCGACGAGGAGCGGGTGGTGCGGGAGAGCTGTGAGGTGGCGCTGGACATGTACGAGTACGAGAACGGCGCCCAGTTCCAGTACGCCGACGGGCTCTGTAAGCTGCAGGCCTCTGCCTGA